A stretch of the Nicotiana tabacum cultivar K326 chromosome 6, ASM71507v2, whole genome shotgun sequence genome encodes the following:
- the LOC107828602 gene encoding aquaporin PIP1-1-like, producing the protein MENKEEDVRLGANKYSERQAIGTAAQSDKDYTEPPPAPLFEAGELTSWSFYRAGIAEFMATFLFLYISILTVMGVSKSESKFSTVGIQGIAWAFGGMIFALVYCTAGISGGHINPAVTFGLFLARKLSLTRAVFYMVMQCLGARDSHVPLLAPLPIGFVVFLIHLATIPITCFSAAAS; encoded by the coding sequence ATGGAGAACAAAGAAGAAGATGTAAGATTAGGAGCAAACAAATATTCAGAGAGGCAAGCGATTGGGACGGCAGCACAGAGTGACAAGGATTATACGGAGCCACCACCAGCGCCACTGTTTGAGGCAGGAGAATTGACGTCTTGGTCATTCTATCGTGCAGGAATTGCTGAGTTCATGGCCACTTTCCTCTTCCTTTACATCTCTATCTTAACAGTGATGGGTGTTTCAAAGTCTGAGTCCAAATTCTCCACTGTTGGTATTCAAGGCATTGCTTGGGCTTTTGGGGGCATGATCTTTGCCCTTGTCTACTGTACTGCTGGCATTTCTGGAGGACACATAAATCCAGCAGTGACCTTTGGGTTGTTCTTGGCAAGGAAACTGTCGTTGACAAGGGCAGTGTTCTACATGGTGATGCAGTGTCTTGGTGCTAGGGATTCACATGTCCCTCTTTTGGCACCATTGCCTATTGGATTTGTTGTGTTCCTGATACACTTGGCCACAATTCCAATCACTTGTTTCTCTGCTGCTGCATCTTAG